The sequence below is a genomic window from Labrys wisconsinensis.
TCTATGCCGCCGGCAGCTATCTCGCCCGCACCGGCGCCGTCGAGCGGGAGGAGGACCTCGCCGGCCGGCTGTTCGTCACCCATGTCGACGACCTCGCCTACAGCCGGGCGCTCGACTATGCCGCCACGCTCGGCCGGCTGATGCAGCGGCGCTTCGAATGCGGCAGCGTGGTCGGCCAGCTGGAGGCGGTGCGGGCCGGCCACGGCATCGGTATCCTGCACGACTATGCGGCGCAGCCCTTCCCGGAGCTGCAGCGCCTCCTGCCCTCGCACCGCTTCCGGCGCAGCTACTGGCTGGTCTCCCATCCCGACACGCACGACACCCGGCGCGTGCGCGCCGTGACCGCGCACATCGTCGCCCGGGTGCGCGCCGCGCGCCGGACCTTCGTGACCTGACCGGCTACACGCCCTTCACATGGCGGCGCCAGTCGTGCGCCTCCCTGAAGCCGAGCACCTCGCGCGCCTTGCGGTTCGACAGCGGCGCCTCGAACTCGCCGAGCTCGCGCGTCACCGGCGTGCGGGGGGCGTAGCGGGCCAGGATCTCGCGGGTCGGCTGGCTCGTGGTGATGGTGTCGTTGACGGCGTTGAACACTTGGAAGCCGAGCCCGTCCTTCTCCAGGCAGAGGTGCACGATCTCGCCGAGGTCGCGGGCGTCGATATAGCTCCAGGCATTGCGCCTGCGCGAGGGCGGGTCGGCGATGAAGCCGGGAAAGCGGTCATATTCGTGCGGCTCGATGACGTTGCCGATACGCAGGGCATAGATGTCGGCGCCGTAGCGCATGGCGAAGGCGCGCGCCGTCTTCTCGTTGACCAGCTTGGACAGGCCGTAGCTGTCCATGGGGTCGATGTCGTAGTCCTCCTCCAGGGGGAAGCTGTGGAAGTCCTTGTCGCCCTCGGCGAAGCACACGCCGTAGGTGGTCTCGCTGGAGGCGATGACGATCTTGCGCACGCCGAGCTTCACCGCCGCCTCGATGACGTTGTAGGTCGAGACCACGTTCTGGCTGAAGGTCTCGTTGTCCGGCTCGATCAGCACGCGCGGGATGGCGGCGAAATGCACCACCGCGTCCGGCGCTCGCGGCACGGCACCGCGCTCGAAGTCGTCGAAGCCGAAATGGGTGGTGAGCGCGTTGAACACCTGGCCGCTGTCGGTCATGTCGGCGATCAGCGTGTTGACCCCGGGCAGGTCGAGCGGCTTCAGGTCGACGTTGAGCACCGCGTGGCCCTTGGCGACGAGATGCGGCACGGCGTGCCGGCCGGCCTTGCCGGAGCCGCCGGTGAAGATGATCCGCTTGGTCATGTGCGTTTCCTCGGATTGGACGGTCGCTGCGTCCTGGCCCCATCGACGATGATGCGGCGGAGATGACAGCGCTACCATAGAGGAAAGGTCGGATGATTGCACCCCCGTAGCGATCACTGCGCCGTGTTCCCGCGCGCGCCTTCGCCAGGGATCTTCGCTGCCCCGGCCTCGCTGAGCAGGCCGCGCGGGCGGTAGAGCAGCACCAGGCAGAGCGCGATGCCGATGGCGGCGATCTGCAGGGCGCTGGCGCGGGCCTGCAGCTCCGGCGCGACGAAGGCGGAGATGCCGGCGCCCGAGACGCTCCACAGCCCCCAGACCAGCACCGCGCCGAGGATGGCGCCGCGATTGTTGCCGGAGCCGCCGACGATCAGCATGGTCCAGACTTGGAAGGTGAAGCTCGGCAGATAGTTGTTCGGGGCGATGAAGCCGATGAAATGCGCCTGCAGCGCGCCGCCGAGGCCCATTACGGCGCCGCCGATGGCGAAGGCCTGCAGGCGGTAGCGCACCGCGTTCTTGCCGAGGGACAGCGCCGCCGTCTCGTCCTCGCGGATGGCGCGAAGCACCCGGCCCCAGGGGCTGCGGGCCAGCCGCTCCAGGGCGAGATAGACGGCGGCGACGGCGAGGAGGGCCAGCGCCAGGTTGCCGGTGCCGAAGACGAGCGGCCGGTCGGCGAGATCTTCGAAGGCCCTGGGGATGAAGCCGATGCCGAAGGGCCCGCCGGTGAGCGGCTGGGCGTTGAGGGCGACGAGATGGATGATCACCGCCGCGCCGAAGGTGGTGATGGCGAGATAGTCGGCCCGAAGCCGCAGGGTGACGGCGCCGACGCCGAAGGCGACGAGACCGGCCGCCAGGATGGCGCCGAGCCAGCCGGCCGCGATCGGCAGGCCGAAGCCGCCGAGATGGGTGGGCGAAGCCGGCGTGGTCAGGATGGCCGAGGCATAGGCCCCGACCGCGACGAAGCCGGCGACGCCGACATTGAACAGGCCGGTCATGCCCCATTGCAGGTTGAGGCCGAGGCAGACCACGGCGAAGGCGAGCGCCGTGGTCAGGAAGAAGGCGCCATAGGCGAGGATGGCGAAGGTCATGCCCTGCCTCCGAACAGGCCGCGCGGGCGCGCCAGCAGCATGGCGATGAGCAGGGCGAACGCGGCGGCGGCGCGCCATTCCGCCCCGACGAACTGCACGGTGGCGGCCTCGGCGATGCCGATGACCACGCCGCCGACGATGGCGCCGGGCACGCTGCCGATGCCGCCGAGGATCGCCGCCGAGAACAGCGGCAGCAGGAGGTCGAAGCCCATGCCGGGGCGGATCTGTACCAGGATGCCGGTCATGGTGCCGGCTGCCGCGGCGAGGGCGCCGCCGAGCATCCAGGTGAGGCGCACCGTCGCCTCGACGTCGATGCCGGCGACACGGGCGAGCGCCGGGTTCTCGCTCACCGCCCGCATCGAGCGGCCCGCCTGGCTGCGGGCGACGAAGAGATGCACGGCGAGGAGCAGCACGAGCGTCACCACCACCAGCGCCGCCTGGTCCGGCGTGACGCGGAGGCCGAGGCCGAGGCGCCGGGCGATCTGCAGCTCGCGGCCGAAATAGACCGGGCTGGAGGAGAAGGCGAACTCGATCAGGCTGCGCAGCGCCAGCGAGGCGCCGAAGCTCGCCATGACAACGACGATGACGGCGCTGCGCTCGCGCAGGCGCCGGAACAGCAGCGCATCGAGGCCGAGCGCCAGCAGCGCGGTGAGCGCCATGGCGACGAGACCGGCGAGCAGCACCGCCGCGGAGACGGAGAAGGGTCCGAGCGCCGGCAGGCTGCCGCCCGCGAGCGCGCCGATGCCGAAGCTGACCAGCCAGGCGGCATAGGCGCCGAAGGTCATCAGCTCGCCATGGGCGAAATTGGCGAAGCGCAGGATCGCATAGGTCAGGGTGACGCCGATGGCGCCGAGGCCGATCATCAGGCCGGTGAGGAGGCCGTCGACGAGAAACTGCAGGCTCACGGGCGCGGCTCCAGCACGGCGCGCCGGCCGCCGAGATAGAGCTCGGCGACGGCCGGGTCGGCGAACAGGCGGGATGCCGGCCCTTCGTGGCGCTCGCGGCCCTCGGCCAGGATGACGCCACGGTCGGCGATGGCGAGCGCCGCGCGCGCATTCTGCTCGACCAGGAGGATGGTGACGCCGCTGCGATGGATCTCGGCCAGCTTGGCGAACACGGTCTCGACCAGCTTGGGCGACAGGCCGGCCGAGGGCTCGTCCAGCATCAGCACGTCCGGCGAGACGACCAGCGCCCGCGCGACGGCGAGCATCTGGCGCTGGCCCCCGGAGAGGCGCCCGGCCGGCAGGCCGCCGCGCCCGGCGAGGTCGGGGAACAGGGCCAGCATGTCGCGGATGCGCGCCGGCCGCTCGGCCGCGGGCAGGATGCCGGCGGCGAGGCGCAGATTGTCGTCGATCGACATGGCGGCGAAGACGTTCTCGGTCTGCGGCACGAAGCCGAGGCCGCCGCGCACCAGTTCGTGCGTCGGCAGCCCGGTGATGACGCGCCCGCGCAGCGTCACGGTGCCGGCGCTGACCGGCACCAGGCCGGCGATGGCCTTGATCAGGGTCGACTTGCCGGCCCCGTTCGGGCCGAGGATCGCCACCAGCTCGCCGGGCGCGACGGCGAGCGACACGCCGGTGAGGATCGGCACGCCGGGATCGTAGCCGGCGACGAGGCCGGAGACGGCAAGGATCGGATCGCTCATGCCGCGGCGCCGCCGAGATAGGCCTCGATCACCCGGCGGTCGCGAGCCACCTCGGCCGGCGGGCCTTCGGTGAGCAGCCGGCCCGAGGCCAGCACCAGCACCCGCCCGCACAGACGCGAGACCAGGTCCATGTTGTGCTCGATCAAGAGGATGGTGGTGCCGCGCCGGTTGAGCTCGGCGATGCGCTCGATGATGGTCTCCAAGAGGCTCGGATTGACGCCGGCGGCCGGCTCGTCGAGCAGGATCAGGGCGGGCTCGGCCATCAGCACGCGGGCGAGCTCGAGCAGCTTGCGCTGGCCGCCGGACAGGACCCGCGCCGGCTGGTGCGCCAGCTTCGCCAGGGCGACGAAGTCGAGCAGGGCCATGGCCTTGTCACGCGCCTCGCGCTCGGCCCGGGCGACAGCGCCGGGCGACAGCCAGTTGGGCAGGATGCGCTCGCCGGCGAGGTGCTGGCAGCCGAGCAGCACGTTCTCGAGCAGCGTCATCTGCGGGAAGGGCCGCGGGATCTGGAAGGTGCGGCCGAGCCCGGCCGCCAGGCGCCGATGCGCCGGCAGGCGCTCGATCGGCCGGCCGTCCAGCAGGATGCGGCCGGAGGTCGGCGCCTGGCTGCCGGCGAGGCAGTCGAACAGCGTGGTCTTGCCGGCGCCGTTCGGGCCGATCAGCCCGAGGATCTCGCCGCGCGCCAGCGAGAAGGAGACGCCGTCCACCGCCGCCACGCCGCCAAAGCGCTTGACCACCCTGTCCGCCGAGAGCAGCGCCGCCGGCACTGGCCCAGGATTTTCGATCGCCGCCGCCGCAGCGGCGGGCGTGAGCCCGGGTCGTGCCTGCATCTCGATTGTTTCGCCGGATCAACTATGGTCAAACTCGCGCCGCACACTACGGACGGCTACACCCGCTCGCAAGGACGGGCTCACCGTCATGCGCTGCGCAAACGGGTGGGACGAGATCCGGACGGAGCCTTCCGGCCGGTGCGGGAGTTGGCATGGGTGCCGGGGCGATCGACGACGGCTTCGAGCTCTACGACCTCAGGGTCGAGGCTGTGATCCCCGAGGGCGGCAAGGTCTATTGCGGCGCCAGGCCCGGCGACCATTTCGAGCTCCGCGGCGAGATGCTGAGCCTGCCGCCGGGCCAGGCCTTCTCGATCTACTCGATCGCCGCCGTGCTGCCGCTGCTGGCGGCCAAGCAGCGCGCCACCGCCCCCAACGACTGGATGACCACCGACACCGAGGTCGCCTGCCCCGACCCGAACTGCGCCAGCCGGCTGCGCATCACCCGGATCGGCGTCAGGCGCTTCTCGCATGGCGAAACGACGGCCGTGCCGCTGCCGCAGGCCCGGCCATGACCGTCGAGCGCATCGATCTCGCCCCGGGCTACGTCATCTCGCGCGTCATCCGCGGCGGCTGGCAGCTCGCCGGCGGCCACGGCCCGATCGAGCGCGCCACCGCGGTGGAGGACCTGCTCGCCGCCTTCGACGCCGGCATCACCACCTTCGACTGCGCCGACATCTATACCGGCGTCGAGGAGCTCTACGGCGCCTTCCGCCGGCGCCTCGCCGACGCCCGCGGCCGCGGGGCGCTGGAGCGGCTGAGGATCCACACCAAGCTGGTGCCCGACCTTGCCGGCCTCACCACGGTGACCAGGGCGTCGATCGAGGCGATCGTCGACCAGTCGCTGCAGCGCCTCGGCCTGGAACGGCTCGACCTCGTGCAGTTCCATTGGTGGGATTATGCCGTCGCCCGCGACCTGGAGGTCGCCGGCTGGCTGGACGGGATCCGGCGTGCCGGCAAGATCGACCGGCTCGGCGGCACCAATTTCGACACGCCGCACGTCGCGGCGATGGTTGCGGCCGGCATCCCGCTCCTCAGCCTGCAGGTGCAGTATTCCCTCCTCGACCATCGTCCTGAGCACGGCCTCGTCGCGCTCGCCGCCCGCCACGGCATCGCCCTGCTCTGCTACGGCTCGGTCGCCGGCGGCTTTCTCGGCGAGCGCTGGCTCGGCGTGCCGGAGCCGAAGGAGCCGTTCGAGAACCGCTCGCTGACCAAGTACAAGCTGATCATCGACGATTTCGGCGGCTGGGCGCTGTTCCAGGCGTTGCTGACGACGCTGAAGCACATCGCCAGCCGGCACGGCGCCGATATCGCCACCGTCGCCGGGCGCGCCGTGCTCGACCGGCCGGGCGTCGCCGCGATCATCGTCGGCGCGCGCAACCGCGCCCATGTCGCAGCGAACGCCCGGATCGGCGCCATCCGTCTGACCGACGAGGACCGGGCCGAGATTGCCGCCGTGCTCGACCGGCGCCGCGGCCCGGAGGGCGACGTCTACACGCTGGAGCGCGACCGGCACGGCCGCCACGGCGCGATCATGAAATACAACCTGAACGCCGAAGCCTCCTGAAGAGGACGGCGCAACGCAAGAGAACAGAGGGGATCATGAAGACATTGCTGATGCTGGCCGCCGCCGGCCTGGCGCTTTCCGCCGGCGCGGCCGCGGCCGACCCGTGCAAGATCACGGTCGGCGTCGTGATGGAGCTCACCGGCCCGGCCGGCGAATATGGCCAGGCGGGCGCGAAGTCGGTGGAGATGGCGTTCCGCGACATCAACGACGCCGGCGGCGCGCGCGGCTGCACCCTCGTCACCGACACGCGCGATTCGCAGTCGACCGGCAGCGTCGCGGTCGACGCCGCCACCCAGCTGGTGCAGGTCGGCAAGGTGCCGGTGCTGATCGGCGGCATCATCTCCTCGGTGACGATCCCGATCCTGACCTCGGTGACGGCGCCGGCCAAGGTGGTGCAGGTCTCGCCCGCCTCGTCCTCGCCGACGCTGACCGCCCTCGGCCGCGCCGGCAAGACCAACGGCATCTTCTTCCGCACCATCACCTCGGATGCGCTGCAGGGCACGGCGGCGGCGAAATACGCCCTCGACCGGGGCTTCAAGAAGATCGCCATCATCCACGTCAACAACGATTTCGGCGTCAACATGGTCGCCGAGTTCAAGAAGGCCTACGAGGCGCTGGGCGGTGAGATCACCAAGACCGTGCCCTACAACGAGAACCAGGCAAGCTACCAGTCGGAGGCGACCGCCGCCATGGACGGCGACCCCGACGGGCTCTACCTCGTCTCGACGCCGGTGGACGGGGCCACCATCGCCCGCGCCTGGATCTCGGGCGGGGGCGTGGCGAAATTCCTGCTCAACGACGGCATGAACAGCCCGGACTTCATCCAGAGCGTCGGCGCCAAATATCTCGACGAGGCCTACGGCACCTCCTCGGGCACCAGCCCGACCGCCTCGACCGAGTATTTCAACGCCAACTACAAGGCTTTCTCCGGCGGCATCGAGCCGAGCAACCCGGCGGCCGACCGCGCCTATGACGCCGGCGCCATCGTCGGCCTCGCCATCGCCGCCGCCGCCTCGACCGAGCCGCTCGCCATCCGCGACGCGATCTACAAGGTCGTCGACCCCAGCGGCACGCCGGTCCATGCCGGCAAGGCCGAGTTCGCCAAGGCGCTGGACCTGATCAAGCAGGGCAAGCCGATCCGCTACGAGGGCGTGATCGGCCCGGTGGCCTTCGACAAGGTCGGCGACATCATCGGCCCGTTCCGCCTGTGGAAGATCACCGACGGCAAGGTGGTCACGACCGGCGAGATGTCGACGGATGAGGTGAATGCGATCAAGGCGAAGATCGGGGGGTGACTCTGAGATCCGGTGTCTCGGAAGCGCGACGCCGGCCTCTCCCCTCCCCCTTGCGGGGAGGGGATCGACAGACGTCGCGCCTTGAAAGATCCTCCCATGCCCCCCACCCGCCCCTCCCGCACCGAGCTCGCGCCCGGCCTGTCCATCAGCCGCATGGTCACCGGCCTCTGGCAGGTGGCCGACATGGAGCGCGGCAGCCAGACCCTCGACCCGCAAGCTGGGGCCGATGCGCTCGCCGCCTATGCCGCGGCGGGCTTCGACACGTTCGACATGGCCGACCATTACGGCAGCGCCGAGATCATCGCCGGCACGCTCCTGGCGAGGGAGCGGGCAGCGGGCGGCCAGCGGTCCGCCGCCTTCACCAAATGGTGCCCGGTGCCGGGACCGATGACCGCCGATGTCGTTCGTGCCGGCGTCGAGCGCAGCCTGACACGGCTCGGCGTCTCCACCATCGACCTCCTGCAGTTCCATTGGTGGACCTTCGAGCACCCCGCCTATCTCGACGCGATGAAGGCGCTGGCGAAGCTCCGCGAGGAGGGCCTGATCCGCCAGCTCGGCGTCACCAATTTCGACACCGACCATCTGCACGTGCTGATCGGCGAGGGCGTGCCGATCGTTTCCAACCAGGTGTCCTTCTCGGTGCTCGACCGCCGCGCCGCCAAAGATATGAGCGCCTTCTGCCTGGCGCACGGCATCAGGCTCCTCGCCTACGGCACCCTGGCCGGCGGCCTCGTCTCCGAGCGCTGGCTCGGGCAGCCGGAGCCCGACGCGCTCTCCGACTGGAGCAAGATGAAGTACAAGCGCTTCGTCGACGCCATCGGCGGCTGGGCAGCCTTCCAGCGGATCCTCCAGGCACTGCAGGCGGTGGCGGCGCGGCACGGCGTCTCGATCGCCAATGTGGCGACGCGCTGGGTGCTGGAGCAGCCGGCGGTGGCGGCCGTCATCGTCGGCGCCCGGCTCGGCGAGGGCGAGCACCGCGCCGACAACCTCAACAGCTTCGGCTTCGCGCTCG
It includes:
- a CDS encoding NAD-dependent epimerase/dehydratase family protein, encoding MTKRIIFTGGSGKAGRHAVPHLVAKGHAVLNVDLKPLDLPGVNTLIADMTDSGQVFNALTTHFGFDDFERGAVPRAPDAVVHFAAIPRVLIEPDNETFSQNVVSTYNVIEAAVKLGVRKIVIASSETTYGVCFAEGDKDFHSFPLEEDYDIDPMDSYGLSKLVNEKTARAFAMRYGADIYALRIGNVIEPHEYDRFPGFIADPPSRRRNAWSYIDARDLGEIVHLCLEKDGLGFQVFNAVNDTITTSQPTREILARYAPRTPVTRELGEFEAPLSNRKAREVLGFREAHDWRRHVKGV
- a CDS encoding branched-chain amino acid ABC transporter permease produces the protein MTFAILAYGAFFLTTALAFAVVCLGLNLQWGMTGLFNVGVAGFVAVGAYASAILTTPASPTHLGGFGLPIAAGWLGAILAAGLVAFGVGAVTLRLRADYLAITTFGAAVIIHLVALNAQPLTGGPFGIGFIPRAFEDLADRPLVFGTGNLALALLAVAAVYLALERLARSPWGRVLRAIREDETAALSLGKNAVRYRLQAFAIGGAVMGLGGALQAHFIGFIAPNNYLPSFTFQVWTMLIVGGSGNNRGAILGAVLVWGLWSVSGAGISAFVAPELQARASALQIAAIGIALCLVLLYRPRGLLSEAGAAKIPGEGARGNTAQ
- a CDS encoding branched-chain amino acid ABC transporter permease; its protein translation is MSLQFLVDGLLTGLMIGLGAIGVTLTYAILRFANFAHGELMTFGAYAAWLVSFGIGALAGGSLPALGPFSVSAAVLLAGLVAMALTALLALGLDALLFRRLRERSAVIVVVMASFGASLALRSLIEFAFSSSPVYFGRELQIARRLGLGLRVTPDQAALVVVTLVLLLAVHLFVARSQAGRSMRAVSENPALARVAGIDVEATVRLTWMLGGALAAAAGTMTGILVQIRPGMGFDLLLPLFSAAILGGIGSVPGAIVGGVVIGIAEAATVQFVGAEWRAAAAFALLIAMLLARPRGLFGGRA
- a CDS encoding ABC transporter ATP-binding protein, which codes for MSDPILAVSGLVAGYDPGVPILTGVSLAVAPGELVAILGPNGAGKSTLIKAIAGLVPVSAGTVTLRGRVITGLPTHELVRGGLGFVPQTENVFAAMSIDDNLRLAAGILPAAERPARIRDMLALFPDLAGRGGLPAGRLSGGQRQMLAVARALVVSPDVLMLDEPSAGLSPKLVETVFAKLAEIHRSGVTILLVEQNARAALAIADRGVILAEGRERHEGPASRLFADPAVAELYLGGRRAVLEPRP
- a CDS encoding ABC transporter ATP-binding protein; translated protein: MQARPGLTPAAAAAAIENPGPVPAALLSADRVVKRFGGVAAVDGVSFSLARGEILGLIGPNGAGKTTLFDCLAGSQAPTSGRILLDGRPIERLPAHRRLAAGLGRTFQIPRPFPQMTLLENVLLGCQHLAGERILPNWLSPGAVARAEREARDKAMALLDFVALAKLAHQPARVLSGGQRKLLELARVLMAEPALILLDEPAAGVNPSLLETIIERIAELNRRGTTILLIEHNMDLVSRLCGRVLVLASGRLLTEGPPAEVARDRRVIEAYLGGAAA
- a CDS encoding TIGR04076 family protein, with amino-acid sequence MGAGAIDDGFELYDLRVEAVIPEGGKVYCGARPGDHFELRGEMLSLPPGQAFSIYSIAAVLPLLAAKQRATAPNDWMTTDTEVACPDPNCASRLRITRIGVRRFSHGETTAVPLPQARP
- a CDS encoding aldo/keto reductase, with translation MTVERIDLAPGYVISRVIRGGWQLAGGHGPIERATAVEDLLAAFDAGITTFDCADIYTGVEELYGAFRRRLADARGRGALERLRIHTKLVPDLAGLTTVTRASIEAIVDQSLQRLGLERLDLVQFHWWDYAVARDLEVAGWLDGIRRAGKIDRLGGTNFDTPHVAAMVAAGIPLLSLQVQYSLLDHRPEHGLVALAARHGIALLCYGSVAGGFLGERWLGVPEPKEPFENRSLTKYKLIIDDFGGWALFQALLTTLKHIASRHGADIATVAGRAVLDRPGVAAIIVGARNRAHVAANARIGAIRLTDEDRAEIAAVLDRRRGPEGDVYTLERDRHGRHGAIMKYNLNAEAS
- a CDS encoding ABC transporter substrate-binding protein, with the translated sequence MMKTLLMLAAAGLALSAGAAAADPCKITVGVVMELTGPAGEYGQAGAKSVEMAFRDINDAGGARGCTLVTDTRDSQSTGSVAVDAATQLVQVGKVPVLIGGIISSVTIPILTSVTAPAKVVQVSPASSSPTLTALGRAGKTNGIFFRTITSDALQGTAAAKYALDRGFKKIAIIHVNNDFGVNMVAEFKKAYEALGGEITKTVPYNENQASYQSEATAAMDGDPDGLYLVSTPVDGATIARAWISGGGVAKFLLNDGMNSPDFIQSVGAKYLDEAYGTSSGTSPTASTEYFNANYKAFSGGIEPSNPAADRAYDAGAIVGLAIAAAASTEPLAIRDAIYKVVDPSGTPVHAGKAEFAKALDLIKQGKPIRYEGVIGPVAFDKVGDIIGPFRLWKITDGKVVTTGEMSTDEVNAIKAKIGG
- a CDS encoding aldo/keto reductase — its product is MPPTRPSRTELAPGLSISRMVTGLWQVADMERGSQTLDPQAGADALAAYAAAGFDTFDMADHYGSAEIIAGTLLARERAAGGQRSAAFTKWCPVPGPMTADVVRAGVERSLTRLGVSTIDLLQFHWWTFEHPAYLDAMKALAKLREEGLIRQLGVTNFDTDHLHVLIGEGVPIVSNQVSFSVLDRRAAKDMSAFCLAHGIRLLAYGTLAGGLVSERWLGQPEPDALSDWSKMKYKRFVDAIGGWAAFQRILQALQAVAARHGVSIANVATRWVLEQPAVAAVIVGARLGEGEHRADNLNSFGFALDAADHAALDEAFRGARRLPGDCGDEYRKPPFLTASGDLSHHLASVEKVYRAVPVEGRPGRLRVDTGSVWEGICGYSRAVRIGERILVSGTTATNAAGEAVCPDDPAGQAVFILDKIAASLAALGGSLADIVRTRVYLKNADEWEPVSRVHGRYLGEVRPVNTLFEVARLVGPYRVEIEAEAIVDPGA